The region GGCCTGGAAGCTGTACGCTATCCTTTTGACGGTACGGCTATAGCCCAGACTCTGGGATGCACTATAAAGGAAGGAACTTTTGATTCGCAGCCATCTGTTCTTGATAATCCCTGTAGCAATAAGGAGGATGTAGGCAAGTTCAATCTGCCTGATAATTTCCTGGAAAGCCAACGCATATCCACCATACTGGATGCCACGGAAATTGTCCGGGAAAGGGTTGGGGAAGACATTCCTGTTGTTGCAGGCATGCTTGGCCCTGCAGCGATTGCGATCTCCCTTGTGGGTGCAAAGAATTACCTTATGTGGTCCCTTACAGAGCCGGAAACTATACGTGAACTGCTTGGTATGGGTGTAGAAATATGTGTGGAATATTCCAATGCTCTTTTCGAAAGGGGTGCGGATGCAATTTGTATGCCTGATTCCGAAGCCGGACCTGACCTGTTACCTCCCGAAATCTTTGAATCCCTGGTACTTCCGGAATATGATAAAATCTGTTCCAGTACTGACGGGCCAATGATATTGCACATGTGCGGAGATGCTACTGCAATCCTTGAACCGATGGCCTGTTCAGGATTTGAGGGCTTGAGTATTGAAGAAAAAGTTGATGCCAAATATGCCAAAAGGATAATTGGGGACAGGGCTTGTTTAATAGGCAACGTCTCACCTGTGGACATCCTTCTTTCAACTCCTGCGGAAGAAGTGAAGAGGCAGGCTAAGATGTGTGTTGAAGATGGTGTGGACATTCTTGCACCGGGCTGTGGACTTGCGCCATATACTTCGCTTGAGAACCTGAAAGCCTTCGTGGAAGCAAGGGACGAATACTATAAAGGTTTAAATCCCGAGTTATAAGCAGGTACAAATACCTGTTTTTCTTTTGAAGCAACGATTTATTGATCTATTTATGTTTGTTCTGATTATTGAGGTGTAAAATAATTGACTGGCATTCCCCGAACACATCCCCGGTATCATTCCCTGATTGCAAGGGAAAATATCGTTGAAGGTGTGAATAAAGGTATTACGAGTATGCAGGGTCTTGTGGCTCAGGGCAGAGGTGAATGTTTTGACTATCTGCTTGGTGAAAGGACTCTTCCTTCGGCTTTACTTGCCGAAAAGATAGCTTCTGCATTGCTTCTTCTGGCAGATAGGCCTGTAATTTCGGTAAATGGAAATACATCGGCCC is a window of Methanohalophilus mahii DSM 5219 DNA encoding:
- the mtaA gene encoding methylcobamide:CoM methyltransferase MtaA, which encodes MTGITLKQRFLDSLAGKDVDKVPVCSVTQTGTIELMEATGSHWPEAHYDAEKMASLAIGGYEVAGLEAVRYPFDGTAIAQTLGCTIKEGTFDSQPSVLDNPCSNKEDVGKFNLPDNFLESQRISTILDATEIVRERVGEDIPVVAGMLGPAAIAISLVGAKNYLMWSLTEPETIRELLGMGVEICVEYSNALFERGADAICMPDSEAGPDLLPPEIFESLVLPEYDKICSSTDGPMILHMCGDATAILEPMACSGFEGLSIEEKVDAKYAKRIIGDRACLIGNVSPVDILLSTPAEEVKRQAKMCVEDGVDILAPGCGLAPYTSLENLKAFVEARDEYYKGLNPEL